Sequence from the Rutidosis leptorrhynchoides isolate AG116_Rl617_1_P2 chromosome 3, CSIRO_AGI_Rlap_v1, whole genome shotgun sequence genome:
AGCTTTTCACTTGTACGTTAAAACACAATTCGGTAAAGCAATCAAACAACTTCAATGTGATAACGGAACTGAGTACAACAATGCCTTGTTTCACAAATTTTGTGATCAAAATGGGATGTTCTTTCGTTTTTCGTGCCCTTATACGTCTTTCCAAAATGGCAAAGCAGAACGCAAAATCTGTGCTATTAATAACATCATGCGTACGTTGTTGGCTCACTCTAGTGTGCCACATAATTTTTGGCACCATGCTCTATCCATGGCTACTTACCTCATTAACATTCTCCCAAGTAAACTACTCGACAACATCTCCCCCACACAAAAATTATACAATCGACTCCCATCTTACGATCATCTTCGCGTATTCGGTTGTTTGTGTTATCCACTCTTTCTCTCAAACAACATAAATAAACTTGAAAACCGCTCCACTCCTTGCTTCTTCTTAGGTTATCCTTCTAATCATCCTGGTTTCAAATGCTACGACCTTTCGTCACGAAAAATTATCATTTCTCGTCACGTATTATTTGATGAAACTACATTGCCATTCGCCACTCTTAAACCAACCCCACAAAATTCGTACAAGTTCCTCACATATAGCATTCATCCATATATTTACCAAACTGAATTCACTTCCTTTATTAGTTCTAATGCACAAAATACTATCCCTATTCCTCAAACTAATTCATCAAGTGAACCTTCTGGCCCAAATGACCCAATTCTGTCTCCATCACTCACAAATAATTCGGACACCTCACTAAACTCACAAAGTCCACTTGCTAATCCTATCTACTCGACCACTTCTAATTCATCATCAACAAATACGTCTACTTCTCTGTCATTACAAATAATACGGAACCCATATCCACCTCAGTAAACACACAAAGTTCACCTTCTAATCCTATCCACTCGACCACTTCTAGTTCATCATCAACAACTATGTCTACTTCTCCTTCACCACCTCCAGCCCGTACAATCCATACTCGTAGTATGTCGGGCATCGTTAAACCGAAAATACCTTTCAATCTCTCGACCATGACTACCACTCTCTCACCCATTCCCACCAATCCCAAAGACGCCCTAGCCAATCCAAATTGGAAACATTCTATGATCGACGAATATAAGGCTCTAATGGATAATAATACATGGGTTCTTGTTCCTCGTTTACCTAACATGCAGGTTATTAGGTCTATGTGGATTTACAGGCATAAGATGAAGTCTGATTGTTCCTTCGAACGTTATAAAGCACGGTTGGTTAGTGACGGTCGTTCACAAACACCCGATATAGATTGTCATGAGACTTTTAGTCCAGTTGTCAAACCTGCAACTATTCGAATGGTTCTTAGTATTGCGGTTTCAAAATCATGGCAGATTCATCAACTTGACGTTAAAAATGCATTTTTACACGGTGATCTCAAAGAAACTGTATAAATGTACCAACCGTGCGGCTTTCGTGATTCACGCTATCCCGATCATGTATGTCTTTTAAAGAGGTCTCTTTATAGCTTGAAACAAGCTCCGCGCGCTTGGTATCAACGTTTTGCTGATTATGCCTCCACTTCCGGGTTCGCACATAGCAAATGTGATCACTCTCTCTTTATTTACCATCACAATCACGAAACTGCTTATCTTCTTTTGTATGTCGGCGACATTGTGCTCACTACTTCAAGTGATAAACTGCACAAACACTTGATAAAATTATTGTCTCATGAGTTTGCTTTGAAAGATTTGGGACCTTTACATTCTTTTTTGGGCATATCAGTAACACGTTCATCATATGGTCTCTTCTTGAATCAAACGGCATACGCAAAAGATATAATTGAACGTGTGGGTTTATCTGGTTGTAACTCTATCGCCACTCCAGTCGATTTGAATGGTAAGTTAAGTTCATCTTCCGAACAGCCTTATCCCAATCCTACAAAGTATCGAAGTTTAGCAGG
This genomic interval carries:
- the LOC139901555 gene encoding uncharacterized mitochondrial protein AtMg00820-like produces the protein MTTTLSPIPTNPKDALANPNWKHSMIDEYKALMDNNTWVLVPRLPNMQVIRSMWIYRHKMKSDCSFERYKARLVSDGRSQTPDIDCHETFSPVVKPATIRMVLSIAVSKSWQIHQLDVKNAFLHGDLKETV
- the LOC139901556 gene encoding uncharacterized mitochondrial protein AtMg00810-like — protein: MYQPCGFRDSRYPDHVCLLKRSLYSLKQAPRAWYQRFADYASTSGFAHSKCDHSLFIYHHNHETAYLLLYVGDIVLTTSSDKLHKHLIKLLSHEFALKDLGPLHSFLGISVTRSSYGLFLNQTAYAKDIIERVGLSGCNSIATPVDLNGKLSSSSEQPYPNPTKYRSLAGALQYLTFTRPDISYAVLQVCLHMHNPKDIHMLALKRIMRYLQGTLSLGLHITKSRSHDLVSFTDADWGGCPDTRHSTSGYCVYFGDNLISWSSKCQQTLSSSSAEAEYRGVANVVAESCWLRNLLLELHCPISKATIVFVIM